The nucleotide sequence CAAGGACGAACCTTGGTACAACGGTAAGATCACTCCTTTATGAGCTAGGAAATTAGAATTCAAGTTACAGAAATAGCCTTCTCAAATTAGAATTCATTTGAGGTAAAATTGTATGCTTATTTAGTTACTTCAGAAAAGATGCACTTTATTGGAACAGGAATATATTTATAGTTTCCTATTTTTATGAATCGACCATAAATAGCTGCATCAAGAGGTCCCATTGTCATGGATGAGTCCTTGTAGCAGGCTCTATGGAGGAGTCACCAACTTAATATTTTGCTTGAGGTATATGTATTTGTGTAGGGGCGACGACGACGATTGCTGGGGGAACGGGGAGTAGAGGAGGGCATGCAGATGGGCCAAGTGAAGATGCAAAGTTTTCGACAGATTTTGAAGTCGTTTACATTGCTAGTAGCTGCTCTCTTCTAGTTGTAGACAGGGGAAACTCTGCAATCAGGGAGATCCATCTTAACTTTGATGATTGTGCACACCAATATGAAACTGGTCTCCCTCTTGGTATGAACTTTGACTTTTTTTGGTTCTCCTTTCTGTTGAACATACAACAGTACCGATTTCTTAAAGTCAATTACATGAAGTTCTTGTTATATGCCTCAGACATTTTTGGAATATGTTCTAATGCTTGTTGGATCTACCAATACAGGAATAGCAGTGCTACTTGCTGCTGGTTTCTTTGGTTACATGCTGGCTTTACTCCAAAGGAGGGTGGGAGTAATGGTCTCTACCAAAACTGTGAGTAGTCTTTGCTTGGCCTTATAGCAAATTATTCTCCATCATTTCTACATGTTCAATCTATTCATATCAATGCTGGCTTTGTGGAAATTGATATAAACCCTCTCACCCCACTTAAGATGTAACtgcaatatgtatatatgtgtatacatatgtatgcacaTATGTTAACGCAAATTAAAGcaattatattaaattaatcGAAATGAGATGAATAAAAAGAAACTTCTGAGGTACTAATGAAATGCTTATTGGATCCAACCATTTCTAGAACCTTCTGTTTACCAAAAGTGAAAAAATTTTGTACAGGAATCTGTAACCCCTACAAAAGCAAGCATGCCTCCACATCAGATACCAGTTAAACCATCTATAAGACCCCCACTTATCCCTGCCAGAGATGAAGCAGAGAACACAGATGAAGGACTCTTCAGCTCAATTGGCAAGCTTTTATCAGGAACATGGTCGTCAACAGCAGCAATCTTTGGTGCAGTGTTCCCAGTCTTCAGAAAGAAGCCAAAAGCTGTACAATATCAGCAGCAGCAGAGAGTGAATGCTTGGCCTGTGCCAGAGAGCTTTGTCATCCCCGATGATGAGATACCGCCACCGCTGGAGACGAGAGCTCCCACACCTCACAAGACTTACGCATTCATGTCAAAGGAGCCAGAAAAGATCCACCACATCAGACATGCACCACCTTATTTTTCCGGGTGGGGCACAGaagcacagcagcagcagcagcaacaggtaCATCAACGGCAGCACCTTCGACAGCACAGGCAGTACTCGTCGGGCCCTCAGACTTACTACGAGCAGAGCTGTGAAACAACCAATGAGATCGTGTTTGGAGCAGTTCAGGAGTCGGATAGCAAGCGGAGGTCAGTGGAGATCAAAGCTTTGAATTATGGGGATCCAATCTACGAGCAGTATGGCATGCGCACCCGAAGTAGTTACAGTGGTTATGGCAACTACTAGATGGCCACTGCAATTGTTTCTTGTCCTTCTCTTCCATGGAAAATTTTCTGTCAGTTCATATGTGGTCTCTTTCCTCTTTCACATGTCTATAAAATGGGTGAAGAACCAAGAAACTGTGGAATGACTTGTTGAAACTTGTAAGAAGCTTCCTCCTTAGTTTTGTAAGAGAAATCCAAATGGTTCTGTAAATTTGTAGTTCAATTGCTCTTTGTGATCCTGTGTTTTTATTTCGTTCAGCTGTCTTGGGTGCCGTCTAATTGGTAATTGAATTGTGTTTTCCATCTGATGAAGACACTTTTGACTAGGTGAGCAAAAATTTGGTCTGTCCAAGACTTTGAAATGCTGAGTTAAAACCTCCATGTTAAAATGGTATCATGTGATCAGGGTTCCAAGAATGTTTCACTCTTAAAGAACCAGTTTTAGCTTTTCCTAAAGATCAAACAGTATCTTTGAGAAGATTTTGGCTTTCACCAATGTAGATTAGCctgcaaaagaagcactttatagTAAGTGGTCATAGGATTGAAACTTGACCCATGAGGTTACTAACACAAATAAGATCTTCCTTGTACAGGAGAAGAAACACCCCATTGATAATTTTTCTGGACTCAAATCTAAACAGCAATAGAAGAGAGAGATGTGCACAACCTTGTAGAAGAATGAAGCCTCTGTCTACATAGCAGCATCATCAAAACATGTGCCCTTGCCCACAGTACCAGTAAAACTTCCATCTTCTCATCTTCTGCTGTCATCAAATGGAAGAGACACAGTTGTGAACTTTTTCCCCATAAGATGAAAGGTCAGAGGATAACAAATGGCCCTTCTGTTTATTGGGCAGCCTCATCATCAGTAAAAACCAGAGTGGGATGGATTGTTATCTGTACAGTTCTAAGCACAAGTAGCCCCTCTTTAGGAACTGTATGTCAATAGTTTGCCAAATACCAAATAAATCATTATGGTCAGGTCCTTGTTACTATCTGATTCCTTGGTGCATAGTGGTGATCAGACAATGGCCTATTACTTCTATGGAGTCTTGCATTCTACTTCACTGGCAGCATCTCCATCTATATTGGATAGCAAGAATCCAGACTGCTAAGCAGATGGAAGCCAGTTCAGCAGTTGGTGGCTGACCTGAGATTATACAATGAAACAGCTCTTGATCGACAAAAGATCATAACAACATAAGCCACTGGGTTTAGAGAAATCATACTATTTAGCTTTAGAAAGACTGTCAAAGAATTTTTAACAGAAACATCGATAAACAGTAGCTTAACTCAAGATCTCATTTCTGGAACTGGCAGCGACTTTGACGAGAGACACAGAGCTTTCAGCTCATTACAAGGAAAGCAAATGCTGCAACATTGTGAGAATAAGCATTTCAAGAATGGAGCAAAGAAAAGAAGACCAGATAATAAATCTGCTACTCTCCTTAAAATAACTACTTTGATCTCAAAAAAATGCCTCACAAGTCCTAAGTGACAGTTTCATCTTGATTACACTACATTATTCATATACAGCCCAATACATTATAGTTCTGAGGCCAATCTAACTTAAGCTTCACATGTGTATCAGCAATTCCAAAGAAAAAGTGCACCCTATGGCATTTGGGGTGAATCAATGCAGACAATCTCATCCAAGCAATTAAAGCATGTTAATGTCATGACTTAACTGTTGATCATTCAGGTTGCAGAGGAGCAAAGTTATCATAATGTCAAAGCTCACCGTATAATATTATGCTCATAAGACATCTTAAGAAGGTTGTTCACACTGGTGATCTACAGATTAAAATTAAGCCGATAGGTGAACAAGTTTCATTCTTTCTACATGTTTCTGCATGTGTGCAACAAGTGATTGATTGAAGGTTTAGTGATTCCAAGATGGCTTCTCAAACTTGTTATTCCTAGATCTCCTTTCCATG is from Musa acuminata AAA Group cultivar baxijiao chromosome BXJ3-8, Cavendish_Baxijiao_AAA, whole genome shotgun sequence and encodes:
- the LOC135645003 gene encoding uncharacterized protein LOC135645003 isoform X1 yields the protein MMNKEMRVLGMLILVLILPGGCSSASASSPAIEIVGVAVSNAASNAASSLLKRLWSLKSTTKTAVSGHRPLMKFESGYTVETVFDGSKLGIEPHSVEVTQSGELLLLDSVNSNLYRISLPLSRYSRPKLIAGSPEGYVGHVDGRPREARMNHPKGFTVDGRGNIYVADTMNMAIRKISDTGATTTIAGGTGSRGGHADGPSEDAKFSTDFEVVYIASSCSLLVVDRGNSAIREIHLNFDDCAHQYETGLPLGIAVLLAAGFFGYMLALLQRRVGVMVSTKTESVTPTKASMPPHQIPVKPSIRPPLIPARDEAENTDEGLFSSIGKLLSGTWSSTAAIFGAVFPVFRKKPKAVQYQQQQRVNAWPVPESFVIPDDEIPPPLETRAPTPHKTYAFMSKEPEKIHHIRHAPPYFSGWGTEAQQQQQQQVHQRQHLRQHRQYSSGPQTYYEQSCETTNEIVFGAVQESDSKRRSVEIKALNYGDPIYEQYGMRTRSSYSGYGNY
- the LOC135645003 gene encoding uncharacterized protein LOC135645003 isoform X3 — protein: MMNKEMRVLGMLILVLILPGGCSSASASSPAIEIVGVAVSNAASNAASSLLKRLWSLKSTTKTAVSGHRPLMKFESGYTVETVFDGSKLGIEPHSVEVTQSGELLLLDSVNSNLYRISLPLSRYGRPREARMNHPKGFTVDGRGNIYVADTMNMAIRKISDTGATTTIAGGTGSRGGHADGPSEDAKFSTDFEVVYIASSCSLLVVDRGNSAIREIHLNFDDCAHQYETGLPLGIAVLLAAGFFGYMLALLQRRVGVMVSTKTESVTPTKASMPPHQIPVKPSIRPPLIPARDEAENTDEGLFSSIGKLLSGTWSSTAAIFGAVFPVFRKKPKAVQYQQQQRVNAWPVPESFVIPDDEIPPPLETRAPTPHKTYAFMSKEPEKIHHIRHAPPYFSGWGTEAQQQQQQQVHQRQHLRQHRQYSSGPQTYYEQSCETTNEIVFGAVQESDSKRRSVEIKALNYGDPIYEQYGMRTRSSYSGYGNY
- the LOC135645003 gene encoding uncharacterized protein LOC135645003 isoform X2, which encodes MMNKEMRVLGMLILVLILPGGCSSASASSPAKIVGVAVSNAASNAASSLLKRLWSLKSTTKTAVSGHRPLMKFESGYTVETVFDGSKLGIEPHSVEVTQSGELLLLDSVNSNLYRISLPLSRYSRPKLIAGSPEGYVGHVDGRPREARMNHPKGFTVDGRGNIYVADTMNMAIRKISDTGATTTIAGGTGSRGGHADGPSEDAKFSTDFEVVYIASSCSLLVVDRGNSAIREIHLNFDDCAHQYETGLPLGIAVLLAAGFFGYMLALLQRRVGVMVSTKTESVTPTKASMPPHQIPVKPSIRPPLIPARDEAENTDEGLFSSIGKLLSGTWSSTAAIFGAVFPVFRKKPKAVQYQQQQRVNAWPVPESFVIPDDEIPPPLETRAPTPHKTYAFMSKEPEKIHHIRHAPPYFSGWGTEAQQQQQQQVHQRQHLRQHRQYSSGPQTYYEQSCETTNEIVFGAVQESDSKRRSVEIKALNYGDPIYEQYGMRTRSSYSGYGNY